Proteins from one Bactrocera neohumeralis isolate Rockhampton chromosome 3, APGP_CSIRO_Bneo_wtdbg2-racon-allhic-juicebox.fasta_v2, whole genome shotgun sequence genomic window:
- the LOC126752655 gene encoding tetraspanin-5 isoform X3, translating into MPSVRKYRRETTEISCCLKYLLFSSNVVVWTAGLCVLAVGIWAWNEKDMFSNLAKLTFIALDPAFVLICTGTITFIIGFTGSVGALRENTCLLSLYAVFLSLLLTFEISLGILTFVLKDKGWIKDQATEGLRAFIIHYREDPDQQNLIDWIQEDWLQCCGIDGPKDWDSNNYFNCSSSAIGSREACGVPFSCCRRRPTELIKNKQCGYDVRKEGYPVERHIYERGCLRAGEDWLEAHLISVASSCICILVVQILGICFTQNLRADINAQKSKYH; encoded by the exons ATGCCTTCCGTACGGAAATACCGTCGCGAAACCACTGAGATAAGCTGTTGTTTAAAATATCTACTCTTCAGCAGCAACGTAGTTGTTTGG actgCTGGATTATGTGTTCTGGCCGTTGGTATTTGGGCTTGGAATGAAAAAGATATGTTCAGTAATTTGGCTAAGCTAACATTTATAGCCTTAGATCCGGCCTTTGTATTAATTTGTACGGGCACAATCACATTTATAATTGGCTTTACTGGAAGCGTTGGAGCGCTACGAGAAAATACCTGTCTCTTGTCACTG tacgCAGTATTCCTGTCGTTGCTGCTGACATTTGAAATCAGCTTGGGCATATTAACTTTTGTACTAAAGGATAAGGGTTGG ATAAAAGATCAAGCTACCGAGGGATTACGTGCCTTCATAATCCACTACCGTGAGGATCCAGATCAGCAAAATCTTATCGACTGGATACAAGAAGATTGGCTGCAGTGTTGTGGAATTGATGGCCCAAAAGATTGGGATAGCAATAACTATTTCAATTGCTCATCCAGCGCCATTGGGAGTCGGGAAGCATGTGGAGTGCCGTTTTCATGTTGCCGTCGGCGACCAACCGAATTAATAAAGAATAAGCAGTGTGGCTACGATGTGCGCAAAGAaggatat CCGGTGGAACGACACATCTATGAGCGCGGTTGTTTGCGAGCAGGCGAAGATTGGCTGGAAGCACACCTGATTAGTGTAGCGTCTTCCTGCATTTGTATACTTGTAGTGCAG aTACTTGGCATTTGCTTCACACAAAATCTACGCGCCGATATAAATGCGCAAAAATCTAAGTATCACTGA
- the LOC126752612 gene encoding COP9 signalosome complex subunit 2, which yields MSDNEDDFMCEDDEDYGLEYSEDSNSEPDVDLENQYYNSKALKEENPNGALASFQKVLDLEGGEKGEWGFKALKQMIKINFKLNNYNEMMERYKLLLTYIKSAVTRNHSEKSINSILDYISTSKNMEILQKFYETTLDALKDAKNDRLWFKTNTKLGKLYFDLGDFIKLQKILKQLHLSCQTDDGEDDLKKGTQLLEIYALEIQMYTVQKNNKKLKALYEQSLHIKSAIPHPLIMGVIRECGGKMHLREGEFEKAHTDFFEAFKNYDESGSPRRTTCLKYLVLANMLMKSGINPFDSQEAKPYKQDPEIVAMTKLVISYQNNDITEFESILKTNHKSIMDDQFIREHIEDLLRNIRTQVLIKLIRPYKNIGIPFIATKLKIEAAEVESLLVSCILDNTIQGRIDQINQVLQLDKENSNAARYNAVDGWANQISSLHQAVVNKMA from the exons ATGTCCGATAATGAGGATGATTTTATGTGTGAAGATGACGAGGATTATGGATTG GAGTACTCGGAAGACAGCAACTCGGAACCAGATGTGGATCTAGAAAATCAATATTACAATAGCAAAGCCTTAAAAGAAGAAAACCCAAATGGCGCGTTGGCATCATTTCAGAAGGTGCTGGACTTAGAAGGTGGAGAAAAAGGGGAATGGGGTTTCAAAGCGCTTAAGCaaatgattaaaataaattttaaattg AATAATTACAATGAAATGATGGAGCGTTACAAACTTCTATTGACTTATATTAAAAGTGCCGTCACGCGCAATCATTCGGAAAAGTCAATAAATTCTATTTTGGACTACATTTCCACTTCCAAAAAT atggagattttgcaaaagttttatGAAACTACATTAGATGCGTTAAAGGATGCCAAAAATGACCGCCTTTGGTTCAAAACTAACACCAAATTAGGGAAACTATATTTTGATCTTGGTGATTTtatcaaattgcaaaaaatattaaagcaactACACTTGTCGTGTCAAACTGATGATGGTGAGGATGACTTAAAGAAAGGCACACAGTTACTCGAGATATATGCACTAGAGATTCAAATGTATACCGtgcagaaaaacaacaaaaagctaAAAGCTTTATATGAACAATCATTACATATTAAATCAGCAATACCACATCCATTAATCATGGGTGTAATACGTGAGTGTggcggaaaaatgcatttgagaGAAGGTGAATTCGAAAAAGCACACACAGACTTCTTTGAAGCGTTCAAGAATTATGATGAATCCGGTTCTCCACGACGCACAACTTGCTTGAAGTATTTGGTTTTGGCAAACAT GTTAATGAAGTCCGGCATAAATCCCTTTGATTCGCAAGAGGCCAAACCATATAAACAAGATCCCGAAATTGTGGCCATGACGAAACTGGTTATTTCGTATCAAAATAATGATATAACAGAATTCGAGTCTATACTAAAGACTAATCACAAAAGCATTATGGATGATCAATTTATACGTGAACATATTGAAGATCTGCTTCGCAATATACGCACACAGGTACTGATCAAACTGATACGGccttataaaaatattggcaTACCCTTTATAGCGACAAAGTTGAAAATAGAGGCAGCAGAAGTCGAAAGTCTATTGGTATCGTGTATACTAGATAA caCGATCCAAGGACGCATCGATCAAATTAATCAAGTGCTACAACTTGATAAAGAAAATAGCAATGCAGCGCGTTACAATGCCGTGGACGGTTGGGCGAATCAAATTTCGTCGCTGCATCAGGCTGTGGTCAACAAAATGGCATAA
- the LOC126752655 gene encoding tetraspanin-5 isoform X2, which yields MPSVRKYRRETTEISCCLKYLLFSSNVVVWTAGLCVLAVGIWAWNEKDMFSNLAKLTFIALDPAFVLICTGTITFIIGFTGSVGALRENTCLLSLYAVFLSLLLTFEISLGILTFVLKDKGWIKDQATEGLRAFIIHYREDPDQQNLIDWIQEDWLQCCGIDGPKDWDSNNYFNCSSSAIGSREACGVPFSCCRRRPTELIKNKQCGYDVRKEGYNFELSKIIYEKGCVQAGEEWIERNLIIISTSVIILIFVQILGICFTQNLRADINAQKSKYH from the exons ATGCCTTCCGTACGGAAATACCGTCGCGAAACCACTGAGATAAGCTGTTGTTTAAAATATCTACTCTTCAGCAGCAACGTAGTTGTTTGG actgCTGGATTATGTGTTCTGGCCGTTGGTATTTGGGCTTGGAATGAAAAAGATATGTTCAGTAATTTGGCTAAGCTAACATTTATAGCCTTAGATCCGGCCTTTGTATTAATTTGTACGGGCACAATCACATTTATAATTGGCTTTACTGGAAGCGTTGGAGCGCTACGAGAAAATACCTGTCTCTTGTCACTG tacgCAGTATTCCTGTCGTTGCTGCTGACATTTGAAATCAGCTTGGGCATATTAACTTTTGTACTAAAGGATAAGGGTTGG ATAAAAGATCAAGCTACCGAGGGATTACGTGCCTTCATAATCCACTACCGTGAGGATCCAGATCAGCAAAATCTTATCGACTGGATACAAGAAGATTGGCTGCAGTGTTGTGGAATTGATGGCCCAAAAGATTGGGATAGCAATAACTATTTCAATTGCTCATCCAGCGCCATTGGGAGTCGGGAAGCATGTGGAGTGCCGTTTTCATGTTGCCGTCGGCGACCAACCGAATTAATAAAGAATAAGCAGTGTGGCTACGATGTGCGCAAAGAaggatat AATTTTGAATTATCGAAAATCATTTACGAAAAAGGCTGCGTACAAGCGGGTGAAGAGTGGATTGAGcgtaatttaattataatttcaaccAGCGTTATTATACTTATTTTCGTACag aTACTTGGCATTTGCTTCACACAAAATCTACGCGCCGATATAAATGCGCAAAAATCTAAGTATCACTGA
- the LOC126752655 gene encoding tetraspanin-5 isoform X1 has translation MPSVRKYRRETTEISCCLKYLLFSSNVVVWTAGLCVLAVGIWAWNEKDMFSNLAKLTFIALDPAFVLICTGTITFIIGFTGSVGALRENTCLLSLYAVFLSLLLTFEISLGILTFVLKDKGWIKDQATEGLRAFIIHYREDPDQQNLIDWIQEDWLQCCGIDGPKDWDSNNYFNCSSSAIGSREACGVPFSCCRRRPTELIKNKQCGYDVRKEGYPVERHIYERGCLRAGEDWLEAHLISVASSCICILVVQNFELSKIIYEKGCVQAGEEWIERNLIIISTSVIILIFVQILGICFTQNLRADINAQKSKYH, from the exons ATGCCTTCCGTACGGAAATACCGTCGCGAAACCACTGAGATAAGCTGTTGTTTAAAATATCTACTCTTCAGCAGCAACGTAGTTGTTTGG actgCTGGATTATGTGTTCTGGCCGTTGGTATTTGGGCTTGGAATGAAAAAGATATGTTCAGTAATTTGGCTAAGCTAACATTTATAGCCTTAGATCCGGCCTTTGTATTAATTTGTACGGGCACAATCACATTTATAATTGGCTTTACTGGAAGCGTTGGAGCGCTACGAGAAAATACCTGTCTCTTGTCACTG tacgCAGTATTCCTGTCGTTGCTGCTGACATTTGAAATCAGCTTGGGCATATTAACTTTTGTACTAAAGGATAAGGGTTGG ATAAAAGATCAAGCTACCGAGGGATTACGTGCCTTCATAATCCACTACCGTGAGGATCCAGATCAGCAAAATCTTATCGACTGGATACAAGAAGATTGGCTGCAGTGTTGTGGAATTGATGGCCCAAAAGATTGGGATAGCAATAACTATTTCAATTGCTCATCCAGCGCCATTGGGAGTCGGGAAGCATGTGGAGTGCCGTTTTCATGTTGCCGTCGGCGACCAACCGAATTAATAAAGAATAAGCAGTGTGGCTACGATGTGCGCAAAGAaggatat CCGGTGGAACGACACATCTATGAGCGCGGTTGTTTGCGAGCAGGCGAAGATTGGCTGGAAGCACACCTGATTAGTGTAGCGTCTTCCTGCATTTGTATACTTGTAGTGCAG AATTTTGAATTATCGAAAATCATTTACGAAAAAGGCTGCGTACAAGCGGGTGAAGAGTGGATTGAGcgtaatttaattataatttcaaccAGCGTTATTATACTTATTTTCGTACag aTACTTGGCATTTGCTTCACACAAAATCTACGCGCCGATATAAATGCGCAAAAATCTAAGTATCACTGA
- the LOC126752718 gene encoding protein rolling stone-like, with amino-acid sequence MDVQVQISESGSQCSRCCCWYCWRRNGDEPVNSFFKSQWQKSEWSILFLIYRWCFATWLAVTMGLSLELFFFDGKWFIYFTNWGYSLCTFVALLSAILVTVYCFTAPKTPCPRWIVKLYWHLHISAFVCAIGLSFLYWAFIYPFSNFKVPEGIHRIEIIRLYRYFFDGPDNHSCLAYFHNINSHAINSVLMIIDQVVVAFPTRIIHFVYPALIVIAYLVFSIVYFLIGGENVIGKPYIYRILNWGEYPVSSALVACSGLLLVVPMCVLAFLIYKLRVWVSSSKYLS; translated from the exons ATGGATGTACAAGTGCAAATAAGTGAA AGCGGTTCACAGTGCAGCAGGTGCTGCTGTTGGTACTGTTGGCGGCGAAACGGTGACGAGCCAGTAaacagttttttcaaatcaCAA TGGCAGAAGAGTGAGTGGTCCATACTATTCTTGATATACCGCTGGTGCTTTGCCACCTGGTTGGCGGTCACTATGGGTTTGAGCTTGGAGCTGTTTTTCTTCGATGGCAAATGGTTTATTTACTTCACCAATTGGGGTTACTCGCTCTGTACATTTGTCGCGCTACTCAGCGCCATACTAGTTACGGTCTACTGTTTCACTGCGCCAAAAACAC CTTGCCCACGCTGGATCGTGAAATTATACTGGCATCTGCATATATCCGCATTTGTATGTGCTATCGGTCTATCATTTCTTTATTGGGCTTTTATATATccattttcgaattttaaagTCCCCGAAGGCATACATCGCATCGAAATCATACGGTTGTATCGGTACTTCTTCGATGGACCCGATAATCACAGTTGTCTTGCCTACTTCCACAACATCAATTCGCATGCAATCAACTCGGTTTTAATGATTATCGACCAAGTTGTGGTGGCATTTCCCACCCGTATAATACACTTTGTCTATCCAGCGCTCATTGTCATCGCATATTTAGTATTTTCGATAGTATATTTTCTGATAGGCGGCGAAAATGT CATAGGTAAACCATATATATACAGAATACTTAATTGGGGCGAATATCCCGTGTCTTCCGCATTAGTCGCTTGTAGCGGTTTGCTACTTGTGGTGCCAATGTGTGTTTTGGCATTTCTTATTTACAAATTACGTGTGTGGGTGAGTTCCAGCAAATATCTATCGTAA